The following proteins are encoded in a genomic region of Variovorax paradoxus:
- a CDS encoding PilC/PilY family type IV pilus protein, translated as MKTRIRSFVRGLRRVTIVTGVGLALGSAMIASAIPLANQPVFSTSEVPGNLALALSVEWPTASRTAHVGDYASTTNYLGYFDPAKCYLYQVDTTANGVSTVDKGDSSYFYPAGAATNRTCTGANDDKWSGNFLNWASTATIDPFRWAMTGGRRVVDTASSTILEKAWHGNRSLFPDRNLTPSAIAGATPFNDATALGVSITNRGFKMRMTATGGSGNRTMSAQYFNNITLNNPVIATVTTDTANHDWGNGSPVTGINADNFSARFSGTYTAPEAGNYTFRTISDDGVRLWVKTGNGNNFGNNDLRIDNWTDHGSTTNDSATIALTAGQQFRVQIEYYEKGGGAVMQFHWRTPSSTTFRPFSESGPVDGDFTMRVKVCDPSAAAGGLEANCKAYGANYKPEGLIQKYADKMRFSAFGYLNDSSDQRDGGVLRAKQKFVGPTAPSPGEAPAANTNKEWSETDGTFVRNPDAADATATSDTTGVAIADSGVMNYLNKFGQILPGDYKNYDPVSELYYAVMRYYRNLGNVSAWSSMGTADAPTKTSWVDGFPVITNWNDPIQYSCQRNFVLGIGDIYTHVDKNVAGNTTYRTREPAMPTEVANDNTVNAVTATNRVGALQGLGNLGNTNSYSGRDNSAYIAGLAFDANTKDIRPDVAGRANTIGKQTVSTYWVDVLEQPFQYNNQFYLAAKFGGLDQKKLPADFDPYTFAGTIPLDWWSTSGETLTDTRAANLTQPRPDNYFAAGQPDTLVRGLTQAFERIVNAIQAYTTSFSLSALQVSATGSASYASQYDAQDWTGVVSASSISFATDGTPSLTAAWNSTDKLATQFAGTGWNTDRRIATWNGTAGVPFRIGNLTTGTGSQATALDTLYVTGDDSSNYLNYLRGDRSQEKTASDGTKPYRLRSKLLGDIVNSKVKPVGPPASAYSDAVNRGYAAFKTAKATRPTMVYAAANDGMLHAFRGELTGTDAGREQFAYVPSALFNGPNNPATPAADGLAQLGNPNYLHKYYVDATPEVVDVDFDRAGGTFAATGSNWRSLLVGGLGKGGKSFYAIDVTDPGTITDETILASKVLWEFTDPDMGFSYGAPLVLKTKRYGWVVVLTSGYHNDTSNHNGYLYFVHPRTGALLQKISTGATANGMTHATAFITDLTDGTADAIYVGDLNGQLWRFDVTAPAGTTTDYPAPTKIALFTDGATTPVAQPITSRPLVQIQPTTRKRYVMVGTGQLLDSSDINSAATQSFYAVIDGTATAFKPADSTMPATRSTLTAVTNLVSGTVVPAESRGWYLDLGTQGGIGLRMVASPIAFNGIVAFSSLLTSGDACSPSGQSRIYAIDFNTGRTALTDGAAFVQSTTAVTDLKFVGVDGTVRLVSGDVRGNLDKIRFTPPGGPSLRLLNWREVPTAD; from the coding sequence ATGAAAACAAGAATTCGTTCGTTCGTTCGCGGGCTGCGCCGCGTGACTATTGTCACCGGCGTTGGCTTGGCGCTCGGCAGTGCCATGATCGCATCCGCGATTCCGCTCGCCAATCAGCCCGTGTTCTCAACCTCGGAGGTCCCAGGCAACCTGGCACTGGCTCTGTCGGTGGAATGGCCCACGGCATCGCGCACGGCCCACGTCGGCGACTACGCCAGCACTACCAACTACCTGGGCTACTTCGATCCGGCCAAGTGCTACCTGTACCAAGTCGACACCACCGCTAACGGCGTCAGCACCGTCGACAAGGGCGACTCCAGCTACTTCTACCCGGCCGGCGCCGCCACCAACCGCACCTGCACGGGTGCCAATGACGACAAGTGGAGCGGCAACTTCCTGAACTGGGCTTCCACCGCCACCATCGACCCCTTTCGCTGGGCCATGACGGGCGGACGGCGCGTGGTCGACACGGCCAGCTCCACCATCCTCGAGAAAGCGTGGCACGGCAACCGCAGCCTCTTTCCGGACCGCAACCTCACGCCATCCGCCATCGCCGGCGCCACACCCTTCAACGATGCCACTGCATTGGGCGTGAGCATTACCAACCGCGGCTTCAAGATGCGCATGACCGCCACGGGCGGCAGTGGCAATCGCACGATGTCGGCGCAGTACTTCAACAACATCACTCTCAACAACCCGGTGATCGCCACTGTCACCACGGACACTGCCAACCACGACTGGGGAAACGGAAGTCCGGTGACCGGCATCAATGCCGACAACTTCTCGGCGCGCTTCAGCGGAACCTATACGGCGCCCGAGGCAGGCAATTACACCTTCCGCACCATCAGCGACGACGGCGTGCGGCTCTGGGTGAAGACCGGCAACGGCAACAATTTCGGCAACAACGATCTCCGCATCGACAACTGGACCGATCACGGCTCGACCACCAACGACTCGGCCACCATCGCCCTGACCGCTGGCCAGCAGTTCCGCGTGCAGATCGAGTACTACGAGAAGGGCGGCGGCGCGGTAATGCAGTTCCATTGGCGCACTCCTTCGTCGACCACCTTCAGGCCGTTTTCCGAGTCCGGTCCGGTCGATGGCGACTTCACGATGCGCGTGAAAGTGTGCGACCCTTCGGCCGCAGCCGGTGGACTCGAAGCCAACTGCAAGGCCTACGGCGCCAACTACAAGCCTGAAGGGCTGATCCAGAAGTACGCCGACAAGATGCGTTTCAGCGCCTTCGGCTACCTGAACGACAGCAGCGACCAGCGGGACGGCGGCGTGCTGCGCGCCAAGCAGAAATTCGTCGGCCCGACCGCGCCGTCGCCCGGGGAGGCACCCGCGGCCAACACGAACAAGGAGTGGAGCGAAACCGACGGCACTTTCGTCCGCAATCCCGACGCCGCCGATGCGACCGCGACCTCGGATACAACCGGAGTGGCCATCGCGGACAGCGGCGTGATGAACTACCTGAACAAGTTCGGCCAGATCCTTCCGGGCGACTACAAGAACTACGACCCAGTCAGCGAGCTGTACTACGCGGTCATGCGGTATTACCGGAACCTCGGCAATGTCTCGGCGTGGAGCTCGATGGGCACTGCCGACGCGCCGACGAAGACCAGTTGGGTTGACGGCTTCCCCGTGATCACCAACTGGAACGACCCGATCCAATACTCGTGCCAGCGCAACTTTGTGCTGGGCATTGGCGACATTTATACCCACGTCGACAAGAATGTGGCCGGCAACACCACCTACCGCACTCGCGAGCCAGCCATGCCGACCGAGGTGGCGAACGACAACACCGTCAATGCGGTCACGGCCACCAACCGGGTGGGCGCGCTGCAGGGCCTGGGCAACCTGGGCAACACAAACAGCTACAGCGGCCGTGATAACTCCGCCTACATCGCAGGCCTCGCCTTCGACGCCAATACCAAGGACATCCGACCCGACGTGGCGGGACGGGCCAACACCATCGGCAAGCAGACGGTCAGCACCTACTGGGTGGACGTGCTGGAGCAACCCTTCCAATACAACAACCAGTTCTACCTCGCTGCCAAGTTCGGGGGCCTGGACCAGAAGAAGCTGCCGGCCGACTTCGACCCCTACACCTTCGCCGGCACCATTCCGCTGGACTGGTGGTCGACCAGCGGCGAGACGCTGACCGACACACGTGCCGCGAACCTGACGCAGCCGCGTCCCGACAACTACTTTGCCGCAGGTCAACCCGACACGCTGGTGAGGGGCCTGACGCAAGCCTTCGAGCGCATCGTGAACGCCATCCAGGCGTACACCACCTCTTTCTCGCTCTCTGCCCTGCAGGTCTCGGCCACCGGTTCGGCTTCGTATGCCTCGCAATACGACGCACAAGATTGGACCGGCGTGGTAAGTGCGAGCAGCATCAGCTTTGCCACCGATGGCACACCCTCGCTCACGGCGGCATGGAACAGCACCGACAAGCTCGCGACGCAATTCGCGGGCACGGGCTGGAACACCGACCGGCGCATCGCCACCTGGAACGGTACGGCAGGCGTGCCCTTCCGTATCGGTAACCTCACCACCGGAACGGGCAGCCAGGCGACCGCGCTCGACACGCTCTACGTCACCGGCGACGACAGCAGCAACTACTTGAACTACCTGCGCGGCGATCGCAGCCAGGAAAAGACTGCAAGCGATGGGACCAAGCCCTATCGGCTCCGCAGCAAGCTGCTGGGCGACATCGTCAACTCGAAGGTGAAGCCGGTCGGCCCGCCTGCATCGGCCTACTCCGACGCGGTGAACCGCGGCTATGCTGCCTTCAAGACGGCCAAGGCCACGCGCCCGACGATGGTCTATGCCGCCGCGAACGACGGCATGCTGCATGCATTCCGCGGCGAACTCACCGGCACCGATGCTGGCCGCGAACAGTTTGCCTACGTGCCGAGCGCCCTCTTCAACGGCCCGAACAACCCGGCCACGCCGGCCGCGGACGGCCTGGCCCAATTGGGCAACCCGAACTACCTGCACAAGTACTACGTCGATGCCACACCCGAGGTGGTCGATGTCGACTTCGACCGCGCCGGCGGCACCTTCGCGGCCACTGGGTCGAACTGGCGTTCGCTGCTGGTCGGCGGCCTTGGCAAGGGCGGCAAGAGCTTCTACGCCATCGACGTGACCGACCCTGGCACGATCACCGATGAAACCATCCTCGCAAGCAAGGTGCTGTGGGAGTTCACCGATCCGGACATGGGCTTCAGCTACGGCGCGCCCCTGGTCCTGAAGACCAAGCGCTATGGTTGGGTGGTGGTGCTGACCTCGGGCTATCACAACGACACCAGCAACCACAACGGCTACCTCTACTTCGTGCATCCGAGAACCGGCGCGTTGCTGCAGAAGATCAGCACCGGTGCGACGGCCAATGGCATGACCCATGCCACGGCCTTCATCACCGACCTGACCGACGGCACGGCCGACGCGATCTACGTGGGCGATCTCAACGGCCAGCTCTGGCGCTTCGATGTGACAGCGCCCGCGGGCACGACCACGGACTACCCCGCACCGACCAAGATCGCTCTCTTCACCGATGGCGCCACGACCCCGGTGGCCCAGCCGATTACCTCGCGCCCCCTGGTGCAGATCCAGCCCACGACGCGCAAGCGCTACGTGATGGTCGGCACCGGCCAGTTGCTCGATTCGAGCGACATCAACTCCGCCGCGACGCAAAGCTTCTATGCCGTCATCGATGGAACCGCCACGGCCTTCAAGCCGGCCGACAGCACCATGCCCGCGACACGGAGCACGCTCACCGCCGTCACCAATCTCGTGAGCGGCACCGTCGTGCCTGCCGAATCGCGCGGCTGGTACCTCGACCTCGGCACGCAAGGCGGCATAGGCCTTCGCATGGTGGCCAGCCCGATCGCCTTCAACGGCATCGTGGCGTTCTCGTCGCTGCTTACCAGCGGCGACGCCTGCAGCCCCTCGGGCCAGAGCCGGATCTATGCCATCGACTTCAACACCGGCCGCACCGCGCTGACCGACGGTGCCGCGTTCGTGCAATCCACCACCGCGGTTACCGACCTCAAGTTCGTGGGCGTCGACGGCACAGTGCGCCTGGTCTCCGGCGACGTGCGCGGCAATCTGGACAAGATCCGCTTCACGCCGCCAGGTGGTCCCTCGCTGCGACTGCTGAACTGGCGGGAAGTGCCGACGGCGGATTGA